One window from the genome of Methylomarinovum caldicuralii encodes:
- a CDS encoding class 1 fructose-bisphosphatase: MQGQGVSLTEFLIQQQRKVAGATGELTLLISDIARACKAIAREVRYGALVGNLGQVGEENVQGEVQQKLDVLSNDIMIAILSRSGHVAAMASEENEDIIVVPKANRGKYLVCFDPLDGSSNININMCIGTIFSILRCPEGVDEPAEEHFLQPGTEQVASGFCVYGPSVTLVLTTGDGAYGFTLDQGVGEFFLTHSDIRIAEEAREFAINMSNWRFWEPPVRRYIEECLQGKEGPLGRDYNMRWIASFVAEAYRILQRGGFWTYPLDEKLKKQGQAGRLRLMYEANPIGFIIEQAGGIVSTGRERVLTLQPTHIHQRVPLFIGARKDIETIEAYHREWDAQQQS, encoded by the coding sequence ATGCAAGGTCAAGGGGTTTCCTTAACCGAATTTCTGATTCAACAGCAGCGCAAGGTGGCCGGCGCCACCGGCGAGCTGACGCTGCTGATCAGCGACATCGCCCGCGCCTGCAAGGCCATCGCCCGCGAGGTGCGCTACGGCGCGCTGGTGGGCAATCTGGGCCAGGTGGGCGAGGAGAACGTCCAGGGAGAGGTGCAGCAGAAGCTGGACGTGCTCTCCAACGACATCATGATCGCCATTCTCAGCCGCAGCGGCCACGTGGCGGCGATGGCCTCGGAGGAGAACGAAGACATCATCGTCGTCCCCAAGGCCAACCGGGGCAAGTATCTGGTCTGCTTCGACCCGCTGGACGGTTCCTCGAACATCAACATCAACATGTGCATCGGCACCATCTTCTCGATCCTGCGCTGCCCCGAAGGTGTGGACGAGCCCGCCGAGGAGCACTTCCTGCAGCCGGGAACCGAGCAGGTGGCTTCCGGTTTCTGTGTCTACGGCCCATCGGTCACCCTGGTGCTGACCACCGGCGACGGCGCCTACGGCTTCACCCTGGATCAGGGGGTGGGGGAATTCTTCCTGACCCATTCCGACATCCGCATCGCCGAGGAGGCCAGGGAGTTCGCCATCAACATGTCCAACTGGCGCTTCTGGGAGCCGCCGGTGCGGCGTTACATCGAGGAGTGCCTGCAAGGCAAGGAAGGCCCCCTGGGGCGTGATTACAACATGCGTTGGATTGCCTCCTTCGTCGCCGAAGCCTACCGCATCCTTCAGCGCGGCGGTTTTTGGACCTATCCGCTGGACGAAAAGCTCAAGAAACAGGGACAGGCCGGGCGCCTGCGCCTGATGTACGAGGCCAATCCCATCGGCTTTATCATCGAGCAGGCCGGCGGGATCGTTTCCACCGGACGCGAGCGCGTCCTGACGCTGCAGCCGACTCACATCCATCAGCGGGTTCCGCTGTTCATCGGCGCCCGGAAAGACATCGAGACCATCGAAGCCTATCACCGGGAGTGGGATGCCCAACAGCAATCCTGA